The nucleotide sequence ACGATCATCGCGGTCGCCAAGTCCGATATGCGGCGGTTGCTGCACGAGGAACATGCGCTGTCCGACGGATTCATCACGCACCTGCTCACCAGGAACGTCCGCATCGAAGAGGACCTGATCGACCAGTTGTTCAACTCCGCCGAGAAGAGGCTGGCCCGCACGCTGCTGCTCCTCGCCCGCTACGGCGAGGAGCATACGCCGCAGCGCGTCATCCCGAGGATCTCACAGGAGACGCTCGCCGAGATGGTGGGCACGACCCGGTCGCGTGTGAACTTCTTCATGAACAGGTTCAAGAAGCTCGGGTTCATCACTGACGCCGGGGGGCTGACGATTCACAACTCGCTCCTGAGCGTCGTCCTGCACGACTGACGGACCGGGCACCGGCCTCCGGGCTCGCGGGGCAGCCTCAGAGCCGGCCCGCCAGCATCAAGACAACCAGCACCAACAACACGAGACCGAGGCCGCTGCTGGGGTAGTACCCCCAACTCCGGCTGTGTGGCCAGGCTGGGATTGCCCCCAGCAACATCAGAACAACCACGACGAGCAGAATGGTGACCATCGCTCCTCCTTCCAGAGCACTATGCCTCGAGGCGGCCAGCTTCGGCTGTGCACTCTTGCACACGCAGATGCCGCGGGGCATGGGGACCATCAACGTCTGCAGCGAGATCGGCAGGGGCACGTCGTTCGCGGTCTACTTCCCGCGGGCAGAAGGCGCCGAGTTGGTCGTCGCACCGTCGCCGCCCGCGTCTCAGCCCCGCGCCGACACGCTGACGGTGCTGGTGGCCGCGGGCGCCGGAGAAGCGCTGGGCCTGTTCGAGACGCACGCCTCGATCGACGTGCTCCTGACCGATGTCGTGTTACCGGGTGCCAGCGGGCCGGATCTGGCCAAGTGGCTCCTCGAACGACAGCCGCGGAGCCCTCGGTCCCGAAATCACGTTTCTGCAGAAGCCGTTCACTGCGGAAGCGCTCGAACGGAAGCTCCGCGGGGTATTGGACCGGTAGCGCCCCGGCCGTCGGATGCGCGGCCGCGCGCTCAGGCCGTCCACACCCAGTCGCGAATCTCGGGCGGGTCCTCGAAGTGCGTCCGGGCGTACGTGGCTGCCCCTTCGATAGCCGTACGACACTCGGCAACGAGCGCCGCGCCACGGGCGCCCACCCGTGCCGTACGCCGCAGCGCCTCGATGCACAGGTGATAGCGGCTCATGCCGTTCATCGCAACCATGTCGAACGGCGTTGTCGTGGTGCCCTGCTCGTTGAATCCCCGCACGTGAAACCTCGCGGCCGCCGGCCGACCGTGCACGATCTCATGGATGGCCCGCTGGTAGCCGTGGAAGGCGAAGACGACCGGTTTGTCTTCGGTGAACAACTCGACGAACCTCGCGAGCGACATGCCGTGCGGGTGGGCATCGGGAGGAAACAACGTCATCAGGTCCACCACGTTCACCACCCGGACCCTGAGTTCGGGCGCGTGGCGGCGCAGCCACCACGCCGCGGCCGCTGTCTCGAGTGTCGGCACGTCGCCGGCCGCCGCCAGCACGACGTCGGGTTCGCCGCCGTCGTCGTTGCTCGCCCACTGCCACACCGACGCCCCGCGCGCACAGTGCTCCCTGGCCGAGGCGAGGTCCAGCCACTGCAATTGCGGCTGCTTGTCGATGACGATCAGGTTCACGTAGTCGCGGCTGCGGAAGCAGTGGTCCGCGACCGAGAGCAGGCAGTTCCCGTCCGGCGGCAGGTAGATGCGCGCCACCGTCCCGCGCTTCGACAGCACGACGTCGATGAGCCCGGGGCCCTGGTGACTGAAGCCGTTGTGGTCGTTGCGCCAGCAGGTGGACGTCAGCAGGATGTTCAGCGAGGCGACCGGCGCGCGCCACGGCAGCCGGTGACTCTCGGCAAGCCACTTCGCGTGCTGGACGACCATCGAGGCCGTGATCATCGCGAACGCCTCGTAGGAGGCGAAGAGACCGTGTCGGCCGGTGAGCAGGTAACCCTCGAGCCAGCCCTCGCACAGGTGCTCGCTCAGCACCTCCATGACGCGACCGTCCGATGCCACGTGGTCGTCGATGCCGATGGTCCGGCCCACGAAGCATCGGTTCTCGACGGCGAACACATCGTCCAGCCGGTTCGAAGCCGTCTCGTCGGGGCAGAAGAGGCGGAAGTTCGCCGGCCCGGCGTTGTTCACATAGATGTCCCGCATCATCTTCCCGAGCGCCCGGGTGGACTCGTCACGCGTGGAGGCCGGCTGCGCCACGGGGATGGCGTAGTCGCCGATGTCTGGCAGCCGGAGATCCTGGAGGATCGCGCCGCCGTTGGCGTGGGGGTTCGCACCCATGCGGCGGCCCCCTCTCGGCGCCAGGTCGGCGATCTCGGAGGTCAGCCGGCCGTTCGCGTCGAAGAGTGTCTCCGGATGGTAGCTCCGCATCCACGTCTCGAGCGCTGCGAGCTCGCCGGCGTCTGACTTCACGCGGTGCAGCGGCACCTGGTGTGATCGGAACGTGCCCTCGACAGGGAGCCCGTCCGCTTCCCGCGGGCCCGTCCATCCCTTCGGCGTCCTCAGGACGATCGCGGGCCACCGCGGCCGCCCCTTGACGCCCACCGTGCGGGCCTCGGACTGGACAATCCGGATCCGGGCGTGGCAACGGTCCAGCGTCGCCGCAAATTGCTGGTGCACAACCAGCGGATCGTCACCCTCGACGAAGTGCACGTCGTAGCCGTGGCCCTCGATGACCCGACGCACGTCCTCGTCGGAGGATCGGGCCAGCACGGTCGGCCCGCCGATCTTGTAGCCGTTGAGGTGCAGGATTGGAAGCACGGCACCATCGCGGACCGGGTTCAGGAAGCTGACGCTCTTCCAGGATCCGGCGAGCGGCCCTGTTTCGGCCTCCCCATCGCCCACCACCGCCGCGACGATCAGGCCCGGGTTGTCGAAGGCCGCTCCGAAGGCGTGGGCGAGCACGTACCCGAGTTCGCCGCCTTCGTGAATGGAGCCCGGCGTCGGAACACTGACGTGGCTGGGCACGCCGCCGGGCGTCGAGAACTGGCGAAACAGGCGACCGAGGCCC is from Vicinamibacterales bacterium and encodes:
- a CDS encoding Crp/Fnr family transcriptional regulator yields the protein MPPKNKKPRPFDPEAFLNSTGVAKTVVSYEAGQPIYLQGGSSDTILYIKKGEVKLSVVSKTGREAIVAILGAGSFCGEGALAGQPLRIGSATAHIATTIIAVAKSDMRRLLHEEHALSDGFITHLLTRNVRIEEDLIDQLFNSAEKRLARTLLLLARYGEEHTPQRVIPRISQETLAEMVGTTRSRVNFFMNRFKKLGFITDAGGLTIHNSLLSVVLHD
- a CDS encoding DUF3309 family protein, coding for MVTILLVVVVLMLLGAIPAWPHSRSWGYYPSSGLGLVLLVLVVLMLAGRL
- a CDS encoding phosphoketolase family protein, whose protein sequence is MYEFDPTISSIVETSETQRPARGGAADGPLSAALMDRMHRYWQAANYLTVAQIYLLDNPLLGEPLRPEHIKPRLLGHWGTSPGLSLVYVHLNRLIVEKDVDMIILAGPGHGGPAIIANVYLEGTYSEIYPEVARDTEGLGRLFRQFSTPGGVPSHVSVPTPGSIHEGGELGYVLAHAFGAAFDNPGLIVAAVVGDGEAETGPLAGSWKSVSFLNPVRDGAVLPILHLNGYKIGGPTVLARSSDEDVRRVIEGHGYDVHFVEGDDPLVVHQQFAATLDRCHARIRIVQSEARTVGVKGRPRWPAIVLRTPKGWTGPREADGLPVEGTFRSHQVPLHRVKSDAGELAALETWMRSYHPETLFDANGRLTSEIADLAPRGGRRMGANPHANGGAILQDLRLPDIGDYAIPVAQPASTRDESTRALGKMMRDIYVNNAGPANFRLFCPDETASNRLDDVFAVENRCFVGRTIGIDDHVASDGRVMEVLSEHLCEGWLEGYLLTGRHGLFASYEAFAMITASMVVQHAKWLAESHRLPWRAPVASLNILLTSTCWRNDHNGFSHQGPGLIDVVLSKRGTVARIYLPPDGNCLLSVADHCFRSRDYVNLIVIDKQPQLQWLDLASAREHCARGASVWQWASNDDGGEPDVVLAAAGDVPTLETAAAAWWLRRHAPELRVRVVNVVDLMTLFPPDAHPHGMSLARFVELFTEDKPVVFAFHGYQRAIHEIVHGRPAAARFHVRGFNEQGTTTTPFDMVAMNGMSRYHLCIEALRRTARVGARGAALVAECRTAIEGAATYARTHFEDPPEIRDWVWTA